The genome window TGGGGTACGTGACCGCGGCCGAACCGTTCAAGAACCTCCTTACCCAGGGGATGGTCATCAAAGACGGGGCCAAGATGAGCAAGTCCAAGGGGAACGTGGTGGACCCCGATGCCCTGATCGAGCGCTACGGTGCCGACACGGCCCGGCTGTTCACCCTGTTCGCGTCGCCCCCCGAAAAGGACCTGGACTGGAGCGACCAGGGGGTCGAGGGAAGCTTCCGCTTCCTCAACCGCGTCTGGCGCCTGGTCTTCGAGGTTCTGCCCTTCATCGGCTCCGCGGTCAAGCCCGACCCGGCCAGCTTGGGCGATGGAGCGCGCGACCTGCGCCGGACCGTACACAAGACCATCCGCAAGGTGACCGATGACCTGGACGAGCGGTTCCACTTCAATACGGCCATCTCGGCGGTCATGGAACTGGTGAACGCCATCCAGTCCTTCGAGCCCAAGAATGCCCCCGAAAACGCCCCGGTTCTTCGGGAGGCGGTGGAAAGCGTCGTGCAACTGCTCGCCCCCTTTGTTCCCCATGTGGCCGAGGAGCTCTGGGAGTCCCTGGGACACCAGGGAGGCGTGGAGGCGGCCGGCTGGCCTTCGTACGATCCCGATGCGACCGTTGAGGAGGAACTCCTCATCGTGGTGCAGGTGAACGGCAAGCTGCGCGGCAAGGTGACGGTTGCCGTGGGTGCCGGCGAGGAACAGGTGAAGGCCGCGGCCTTTGCCGACGACAAGGTGAAGCCGTGGCTCGACGGGAAGCAGATCCGCAAGGCCATCTACGTCCCCGGCAAACTCCTCAATATCGTGGTGGGGTGACCGGTGGCCAGCTCCCTGATGACACGGCTCCTGACCGCAGGGCTCGCGGCCCTGGTGCTCGCCGCAGTGGGCGGGTGCGGCTACCGCGCGGCCAGGATCGGGGGGGAAGGGTCGGCGTTGGCGGACAAGACCGTCCACGTTGACATCTTCACCAACAAGAGCTACCGGCCCAACGTGGAGGCGGTGCTGACGAACTCCCTCATCGACGAGTTCGTGCGCCGCGAGGGGAGCCGCGCCGTGGAGGCCGGCGGAGATCTGACGCTGTCCGGTGCCGTTGTCTCCTACGGCACCGCCGCAGTCTCGTACACCGCCACCGATACGGTGAAGGAGTACCGGGCCACGGTCACGGTGGAGGCTACGCTCCGGCGCAGCGACTCGGGGCAGGTCCTCTGGAAGGGGAGTCTTTCCGCCTACCAGGACTTCCCAGCCAATGACGACCTGGTGCTCCAGCAAAACAGCGAAGAGCAGGCCATAGCCGTTATCTGCCGCCGCTTGGCACGCGAGCTGACCCTCAGGATGTCCGAGAACTTTTGAGCCATGAAATCCGACGAACTGGATAACGCCATTGAAAGGGGGGAGATTGCCCCCCTTTACTATTTTCACGGGGACGAGCCCTATCTGATGGAGCGGGCCGTCAGGCGTCTCACGGAACGGGTCGTGTCGGCGGATTTCCGCGACTTCAACCTGGACGTCTTCTACGGCAACGAGAGCAAGGGGGACGATATCGCCACTGCCGCCCAGACCCTGCCCATGTTCGCCGACCGCCGCATGGTGCTCGTCAAGCGGGCCGGCGACCTGTCGGCCGCCGCTCTCGAAACCCTTGCCGCCTGCGTTACCGATCCCGCTCCCCAGACCTGTCTCCTCTTCGTGGGTGAGAAGATCGACAAGCGGAAGAGGTTTTTCCTGGATCTGGCAAAGAAGGGAGAGCTGGTCGAGTTCAAGCGTCCCTACGAGAACCAGCTCGGCGGGTTCATCCGGGACGAGGCCCGGGTGCTCGGCAAGCGGCTCGACGGCGCTGCCGTTGAAATGCTCATCTATCTCGTGGGGAACAATCTGGGGGAACTGGCGACCCAGCTTGAAAAAGTGGCTACTTTTGTGGGCACGAGAGAGACGCTCACGGTCGAGGATGTGCGGGAAGTGGTATCCGATACCAAGGTGGAAAGCGTTTTCGACCTGGCCAACGCCCTGGGCGAGCGTGATTTGGGCAAGTCTCTGCGGAGCCTGGCCACCATTTTGCGGGACGGCGAGGCCCCGCTCATGCTTCTGGCCATGATCGCGCGGCATTTCCGTCAGCTCTGGCGGGTGCGCGAGCTCACGGCCGCCAAGGTCCAGCAACAGGAGGTCGCCCGCAGAACCGGCATCAATCCCTACTTCCTCAAGGGGGTCATGGATCAGGCCCGCAACTTCACCACGGCAGACCTGCGCCGGGTCTTCGAGGGGCTCTACGCAGCCGATCTCGCCCTCAAGGGAGTCGGTGGCGGCGGAAAGCCTTCACTGGTCATGGAACGGCTGGTGATGGACGTGTGCGGGATGGGACGGCGGAAGAGGTAGCGACGCACTGCTGCGATAAAAAAGGGGGGGCTCCGCCGGGAGCCTCCCCTTTTTGTGTGTCTGCAATAGTGGTACGTCTAGCCGAGGGTGTTGACGAGCTTTGTCAGGCGGGAGACGTTCCGGGAAGCATTAGAGGCGTGAATGACCCCTTTGGAGGCAGCCTTGTCGATGACCGGGATGGCGGCCAGCAGGGCTTGCCGGGCCTGGTCCGCATTCTTGGCCTCAACCGCCTCGCGCACGCGCTTTATGAAGGTCCGCAGGGTGGAGCGGATGTGCTTGTTTCTCAGGTATTTCTTCTTGTTCTGCTTGATTCTCTTCAGGGCCGATTTGTGGTGAGCCAAACTGCACCTCCATGTAATTCTATTGGGTATCGTTCGAGAAGTAATTTCTTCGTTTTCGAAAGGTATTTAAATAGCATTGAGCGGGCGCTGCTGTCAAGCGCAAAATGCCTGTTCACCAGTATCGTATTTACTCAGGGGTGGCGGACAAAAAAATGCGAGCCTATCTCTTTGTGCCGGATCGGTACTCGGCGCAGATGAAGCGCGAATAAGAATAGGTACTCTCATGAAAGGAATGCCCGGCGAGAAGGTTTTGAAAATGGTCTTTATGAATAAGCTTGACAGATGGCCGCATAAGAAAAGGAGGTGGACCGGGTCCACCTCCCATTGTATCGGGAACGTTGAAGATTGCGTCGCGATTACCACTCTTCCCGCATCTTCTCTGCGATTTTCTCAAAGTAGAGTTCAGGGCTCGTGAGCTTTTTGACCTCGTCGGCCGTATAGCCGAGCTCGCGGAAGTTCAGAACACCGTTGGGAGCGTGGCAGTTATAGCAGGTAAGGGCCTTCTCCTTGGGCGCCACCTGGTGGTTGCTGCCGAAGTAGATGGTCTGCCAGCCGGGGACCGGTTCGTAATCCTTGATCCCAAGGATTTTGGCAGCTGATGCCACGCCGGCGAGGGTGTCGCCCGTTGCCATGGGCGGAGCGAAGTCCATGGCCAGGAGCTGGCCGTCCTTCTTGTTAAAGTAAGCCTTGCCCTGGAAAATCTTGAAGGGGTAGATCTTGCTCTTGCCGTCCTTGCGGTCACCCTTGGGCCCGATGAAGTCAGGGCGGTTGGCAACGGTCAGGTTGTACCATGCGTAGACGGGAGCCGTTTCATTGGCTTCCTTTTTGAGTGTGGTCGGCTCGTAGAACTTGTTGGAGAGCTGTTCCCACTTCGTGAAATCCTTGGCAAAGGCGCCGCCGGTCCGGGGGATATGGCAGGTCTGACAGGCGATGCGCGCCGTATGACGGTTGTAGTCCTCGTCCTTGTGGGGCTTTACCGTGTGGCAGTCGGTGCAGGAAAGGCGTACGCCGTCGTGGGCCCAGTTGTTCGGATCATAGCCCGTGGGGATCTTGTGGTTCTTCGTCTTGTGGCAGTCGACGCAGACCATCCCCTTGGCCGCATGGACATCATGCTCCTTGTTGAAGGCGAACCCGCGCTTCACCAGCACGCCGCCCCCGGCCGCCTCGTGACAGGTCATGCAGTTCTTGACCGTCGGGGTGGCAATGGAAAGGGCTGCCTCGGTGCTGCGGTCCTGGCCGAGCACCACGTTCCCCTTCTCGTCCTTGTAGGGCTTGCGCTTGCTGTGATCATAGGTGGAGGAGTGGCAGACAAGGCAGTCCACTGCGGCTTCCGCTTCGGGCCCAGTGCTCCCCACGTCCTGGATGTGATTTCCGGGGTGGCAGGAGTTGCAGCCCGAGTACTTGGTCTTGCCCGTCTCGGGGCTGGGCGGAATCTCCTTCAGGTTGTTGACGATGTCGTTCCCGTTGCACATGGTGTAGATACGGTTTTTCATGCCGTATTCCTGGTTCGGGTCAATGTTCTCAACGTTGTCGACCTTCGAGGCGTGCTTCCAGTGCACGGAGTTCAGGAACTCCTTTGCCGCGCCGGGATGGCAGACCTCGCAGGTTGCCGGCCCCTGGTAGCCGTTTTTCTGGAGGTATTCCTTGCCCGGATGGTCCTTGGCCTGGACCAGGGCCGCCACTGCCACGCCCGCCATGAGGGTGGCGAAGAACGTCGTATTCTTCATTGGGTACCTCGTGCGTAAGTAGTTCGTTTTATTTAAGTATAGCTATGTATGATATATTTAAATAAAACGATTGTTTGGCAAAAGAAAAGTGCAGCCGAGGCGCCCGGGCTGCAACGGTCCCGCAGAGGGCTCAGCGCCCCCGGGGCATCAGCAGCCGGCGGTCTTCCTGAAGAGCTTGGACTCACCCGTTGCATCGTCATACTTCAGGCGAATTTCGTCGCCCTCAACGATCCGCTTGTCCTTGAACTTGTCGAGGGTAAGCTCGTCCTTGACCGTCACGGTCACGGTCTTGTCGCTCTTGGTGTCCTTCAGGGTAACCGATGCCGTGTCGCCCTTCATCTCGATCTTTTTGATGGTGGCGATCATCTTCACTTCGGCGGCGCTGGCCGTGCCGGTAAAGGTAACGAGGCTCATGGTGAGGAGTGCGAGTGCCATAACGATCGATACTGCCTTTTTCATTGTTCCGTCTCCTTTGTGCTGTGTCGTGGCGGCGGCCGCCGCCTGTAGCGTGATGCCCCGTAGGGTTGGGGAGGGGGGCTGGTGCCCACCCTCCCGGTGTTCATCTGCTGTGGCCTAGAAATGCACCTCGAAGGTTGCGTAGAGGTTCTGGGCATTCTTGAGCGGGGTCAGCATTTGCGGATTCGCCGGGCCCATAATGCTTGCCTGGGTTAAATCTGCCATTTTGACCGGTGCTCCGACCCAGTTGTTGGTGCCGGTGTAGTCGAAGTCATAGTACTGGTAGCCGATCTTGAAGAAGGTCTTGCTCAGATAGCTGGAGATCGGCTTGAGCTTGAGCTCCTGGATCAGGTAGCCTTCATATACGTTGCCACGGGTTCCGACCTTGCTGGTCCACATGTCATCGGCAGCCGGAGCAAAGGTGATCCAGTCCTTGGAGCCGTGGTTGTATTCGAGGCCGAGCTTGGTGCCGGTGGCCTCGATATCGTACCGGCCGCCCACGTAGACTGCCCAGCCGGTCTTGCTTTCTTTTTGGCCGGACCACAGGAGACCGGACTGAGTGTCGAGTACTCCTTCAGGGGTAGTGAATCCTGCTATGGGTGTTTGCAGTTGCACCTTCACGGTGTCGGTGGTGGGATTGGTATGGCTTAACGCTCCGGACGCGAACCAGTGGAGGTTGCCGATCCCTGCGTTTTTAACGCGGCCCAGGAAGTTGAGTCCGTACCAGTCGATATCGCCCAGGTTTACGCTGGGGGCGCTACCTGCAAACGGACCGCTCAGCATTACCGGAGTGTTGAAGATGTTAATGCCCCGGTTGTACTGGAACTCTGCCTTGAAATTGTCGGTGTCGTAGGGCACGATGTTGACGCCCACCATGTCGGTGTCGTGGATGCCGTTGCCCTGCCTGTCAGTGATGCCGTTTTCGAAACCGCGGCCGTAGCAGAGTTTCATGTAGGCGCCCGGCAGAGACTCGAAGTCGGGAGCATAGCCGAGGGTCACGCCGTCAAAGGCATAGTCGACCAGCAGTTGGGGCACGCCGGAGTTGCCCGGCTTTTCATTGTTCTGCTTCAGGTGGCTCGGAATGCCGCCGGTAGAGGGGCGCCGGCCGATGGAGAACCAGATGGGCTGGTCGGCAATATTCTTCCAGGTGGCATAGACCTGATCCACGGCCAGGGTACCGTCGCCGGGGACGTGACCCACGGTGCCGTCGAAGAGTCCGGCCCGGTCGGAGAAGTAGGCTTGGCCGTTTTCGCCGCGGATTGCCGAGTCGTCGCGGGCACCGCTGATCTTGTACATGAGGAGGCGGGCGTGAACGGTTACGTCCTGAGTTGCTTTGGCGTCAAGATTGAGCCCGAATCGGTTGGTGTAGAGGGAATCATTCTTAACAGTCTGGCCCTGAACAGGGAGGAAGAGGTCACTGCCGTCAGCTTGCATATTTCTGGGATTGAGCTGGAAATATGGGGCAACCTTGCCGCGCAGATAATCATACCTGAACCGGTAATCCCCGCCGATGGTCAGCCAGCGCCCCAGGGACTTCTGTTCAACCTTGTCAACCTTCCTGTCGGTGTCCTGCATCTGCTGCTTCAGTGCCTCGAGTTCTTTCTCAAGGGTCTCCATCTTCTTCTGCAGGTCGGCATCGGCCGCCATGACCGAAAACGGTTGGCTGAGACCGAGCAGAAGGGCAGTTGCCAGAACCTTTTTGGACATACGCTTCATGTGCTCTCCTTTCCCATAAATCAATAAAAGTGAACTGCCGTACCGCGAACCGCTTGGAATTTCGGCGGGATATGCGTTTGAGTCCGCCGTGCTGATGCTGTGTCTTCACCTCCTTCGTGTCGGGAGCGGTGGCCAGACATGAAATTTGTTAATTGATAATGTGACCCACCGTGTTTTACACGCAATAGTTGCATAATCGTAATACTCAAACATTCCAGCTATGCAATATAAAGACCAATTAAGATATGAAATGCAAATATCTGTATTTCTGTATTGTTGTCGTCGCAGCCGTGCGTCGGGTCCGCCACATGGCGAAATCACCTCGGTCAATTGACAGGATTACGTCACATGGCCGTAACGGATGCCCGGTGGCGATAGCGGTTGACGTCCGAGGCCCCGATTGCTTACTATAGGCGGGAGTTACCCGGAAAGAGGCGCTACGTGACGGAAAACAAGTATCTATATGTAGAAACATTCGGTTGTCAGATGAACGTCAACGACTCTGAAAAGATCGCGACGCTCCTGAAAGATGTGGGGTATCTCTCCACCGACGATCCGGACCGGGCGGACCTGGTCATTCTCAATACGTGCAGCGTGAGGGCCAAGGCCGAGCAGAAAGTGTACGGGCACCTGGGGCGGTTCAAGGGGGCCCGGAGCAGGAAAAAGGGATTTCTGCTCGGCGTGGGCGGGTGCGTGGCCCAGCAGGAGGGGGAGCGCCTGCTGCAGAAGGTGCCATGGCTCGACCTCGTCTTCGGGACCCATAACCTCCACCTGCTGCCCGAGATGGTGCGGGCGGCCGAGCAGGGCGAGCGCCGGGCCGAGGTGGGGTTCATCGACAACGAAACCCGGCTTGACCTGTTCCCCGAAACCGGAGGGGAGGGCGGTGTCACCCGTTTCGTGACGGTGATGCAAGGCTGTGACAATTTTTGTTCCTACTGCATTGTCCCCTATGTGAGGGGGCGCGAGATAAGCCGCCGTTCATCCGACATAATTGACGAGGTACGGAAAGCCGTCGCGGAGGGTGTCAAGGAGGTGACTCTGCTGGGGCAGAATGTCAACTCCTACGGACTCAAGACCGACGGAGAGCTGTCGTTCGCCGGGCTCATCCGCCGCATTGCCGGGGTGGAAGGGCTCGAACGGATCCGCTTCACCACGTCACATCCCAAGGACATCTCGCCCGAGCTCATCACCTGCTTCGCCGAGGTACCCAAGCTGTGCGGCCACATCCATCTGCCGGCCCAGTCGGGGAGCGATGCGGTCCTTGCGCGCATGAACCGGGGGTACACCCGGGCCGGGTACCTCGAAAAGGTGGCGGCTCTCAAGGCTGCCCGGCCGGGTATCCAGTTCACGGGAGACATGATCGTGGGCTTTCCGGGCGAGACGGAAGAGGACT of Geobacter anodireducens contains these proteins:
- a CDS encoding molecular chaperone, whose amino-acid sequence is MTRLLTAGLAALVLAAVGGCGYRAARIGGEGSALADKTVHVDIFTNKSYRPNVEAVLTNSLIDEFVRREGSRAVEAGGDLTLSGAVVSYGTAAVSYTATDTVKEYRATVTVEATLRRSDSGQVLWKGSLSAYQDFPANDDLVLQQNSEEQAIAVICRRLARELTLRMSENF
- a CDS encoding DNA polymerase III subunit delta, translated to MKSDELDNAIERGEIAPLYYFHGDEPYLMERAVRRLTERVVSADFRDFNLDVFYGNESKGDDIATAAQTLPMFADRRMVLVKRAGDLSAAALETLAACVTDPAPQTCLLFVGEKIDKRKRFFLDLAKKGELVEFKRPYENQLGGFIRDEARVLGKRLDGAAVEMLIYLVGNNLGELATQLEKVATFVGTRETLTVEDVREVVSDTKVESVFDLANALGERDLGKSLRSLATILRDGEAPLMLLAMIARHFRQLWRVRELTAAKVQQQEVARRTGINPYFLKGVMDQARNFTTADLRRVFEGLYAADLALKGVGGGGKPSLVMERLVMDVCGMGRRKR
- a CDS encoding 30S ribosomal protein S20, whose amino-acid sequence is MAHHKSALKRIKQNKKKYLRNKHIRSTLRTFIKRVREAVEAKNADQARQALLAAIPVIDKAASKGVIHASNASRNVSRLTKLVNTLG
- a CDS encoding cytochrome C, with translation MKNTTFFATLMAGVAVAALVQAKDHPGKEYLQKNGYQGPATCEVCHPGAAKEFLNSVHWKHASKVDNVENIDPNQEYGMKNRIYTMCNGNDIVNNLKEIPPSPETGKTKYSGCNSCHPGNHIQDVGSTGPEAEAAVDCLVCHSSTYDHSKRKPYKDEKGNVVLGQDRSTEAALSIATPTVKNCMTCHEAAGGGVLVKRGFAFNKEHDVHAAKGMVCVDCHKTKNHKIPTGYDPNNWAHDGVRLSCTDCHTVKPHKDEDYNRHTARIACQTCHIPRTGGAFAKDFTKWEQLSNKFYEPTTLKKEANETAPVYAWYNLTVANRPDFIGPKGDRKDGKSKIYPFKIFQGKAYFNKKDGQLLAMDFAPPMATGDTLAGVASAAKILGIKDYEPVPGWQTIYFGSNHQVAPKEKALTCYNCHAPNGVLNFRELGYTADEVKKLTSPELYFEKIAEKMREEW
- a CDS encoding tRNA-2-methylthio-N(6)-dimethylallyladenosine synthase MiaB; this encodes MTENKYLYVETFGCQMNVNDSEKIATLLKDVGYLSTDDPDRADLVILNTCSVRAKAEQKVYGHLGRFKGARSRKKGFLLGVGGCVAQQEGERLLQKVPWLDLVFGTHNLHLLPEMVRAAEQGERRAEVGFIDNETRLDLFPETGGEGGVTRFVTVMQGCDNFCSYCIVPYVRGREISRRSSDIIDEVRKAVAEGVKEVTLLGQNVNSYGLKTDGELSFAGLIRRIAGVEGLERIRFTTSHPKDISPELITCFAEVPKLCGHIHLPAQSGSDAVLARMNRGYTRAGYLEKVAALKAARPGIQFTGDMIVGFPGETEEDFQATISLMEEVRYADLFSFIYSPRPETAAAGIRDTVSRKEKQSRLDRLQSLQQQMKRERNISFVGSRQLVLVEGVSKRGDQLYGRIDGNRIVNFAAGPALIGTMAEVTITQDYQNSLLGEIVTDNGGAR